In the genome of Salinispirillum sp. LH 10-3-1, one region contains:
- a CDS encoding sigma-54 dependent transcriptional regulator, whose amino-acid sequence MSDGAAVEIILVEDEPDVRAAIAQTLSLAEFQVKEFGSVQAISHLLHLDWPGVIVTDINLPGKSGLDLLADVQQIDRELPVILITGHGDISMAVNAIRNGAYDFIEKPFSNDVIVDIVNRAVEKRRLTLENRNLRLELQAYNAPGPRIIGNTHNIHHLRQMLAQVASTAADILIQGETGTGKELVARYIHEHSPRRTGRFVAINCGAVPESIMESEIFGHEKGAFTDAKAQRIGKLEHANGGTLFLDEIESMPMAMQVRLLRVLEERKLERLGSNVLVDLDIRILAATKVDLRELANEGIFREDLYYRLNVVRVDIPPLRERKDDIPLLWYHFCLVASAQYKREVQPLSGERMHSLLTYDWPGNVRELRNLAERYVLMGESGSFEFERIITNESNPGFMTLPEQLDRFEKTLVEQALMRQKGSIKGTMADLGLPRKTLYDKMRKYGLEKQEYKDD is encoded by the coding sequence ATGAGTGATGGCGCAGCGGTAGAAATCATACTGGTTGAAGATGAGCCAGACGTGCGAGCGGCCATTGCGCAAACACTGAGCTTGGCAGAATTTCAGGTTAAAGAGTTCGGCAGCGTGCAGGCCATCAGCCACTTGCTGCATCTGGACTGGCCGGGCGTGATCGTAACCGACATCAACTTGCCCGGCAAAAGTGGCTTAGACTTGCTGGCCGACGTACAGCAAATAGACCGTGAACTGCCGGTGATTCTGATCACTGGGCACGGTGATATTTCCATGGCGGTCAATGCGATTCGTAACGGCGCGTACGACTTCATTGAGAAGCCTTTCTCCAATGACGTCATCGTCGACATTGTGAACCGTGCGGTTGAAAAGCGTCGCTTGACGTTGGAGAACCGTAATCTGCGCTTGGAGTTACAAGCCTACAACGCGCCCGGCCCGCGCATTATTGGCAATACGCATAACATTCATCATTTGCGCCAGATGTTGGCGCAAGTGGCCTCGACGGCGGCGGATATTCTGATTCAGGGTGAAACCGGCACGGGTAAAGAGCTGGTGGCCCGTTACATCCATGAGCACAGCCCACGGCGTACTGGCCGGTTCGTCGCCATTAATTGTGGCGCGGTGCCGGAGTCCATCATGGAGAGTGAGATCTTCGGCCACGAAAAAGGTGCCTTCACCGACGCCAAAGCCCAGCGCATTGGCAAGCTGGAACACGCCAACGGCGGCACCCTATTTCTGGACGAAATTGAAAGCATGCCGATGGCCATGCAGGTGCGGCTATTGCGCGTACTGGAAGAGCGCAAGTTGGAACGCCTAGGCTCGAACGTGCTGGTGGACTTGGATATACGCATCTTGGCCGCCACCAAGGTGGACCTGCGTGAGCTGGCGAATGAAGGTATTTTTCGCGAAGACCTCTATTACCGCTTGAACGTCGTGCGGGTGGACATTCCGCCGCTGCGCGAGCGCAAAGACGACATACCCTTGCTGTGGTATCACTTCTGCTTGGTTGCAAGTGCGCAGTACAAACGGGAAGTGCAGCCGCTCAGCGGAGAGCGCATGCACAGCTTGCTGACCTACGACTGGCCCGGCAATGTGCGCGAACTGCGCAATTTGGCCGAGCGTTACGTGTTGATGGGGGAGAGCGGTTCGTTCGAGTTCGAGCGCATCATCACCAACGAAAGTAACCCCGGGTTTATGACCCTGCCCGAGCAGCTGGATCGCTTTGAAAAAACCTTGGTTGAGCAGGCATTGATGCGCCAAAAAGGCTCGATCAAAGGCACCATGGCGGACCTCGGCTTACCGCGCAAAACCCTGTACGACAAGATGCGTAAATACGGCTTGGAGAAGCAAGAGTATAAGGACGACTGA
- a CDS encoding ATP-binding protein, translating into MAKTFNWRQSSPQRTLIALVVGLVLAVVFVVAGGEWVRQNQTDRLAERGQIELNRLAVQVESGITKYEHMPKLLASMDAVRLALRERDDEQIQKLNLELEQINLITEASDSYIMAADGLTIAASNWNQDSPFIGGNFGFRPYFQNAMQGEAARYYALGTTSLKRGYYFSYPVYDDTDIIGVAVVKVDVDEYEIALRNQAYEFVLLDPDGVVFSTSRPEWLYRALEPISESEQQRILESQRYIDNVVMPLPIADQRRYRGVELIDLNLTEASEQNGSRKTYMLQEKPIQLLDFRIAVLSPLTEVTERVQLFRLFSIALVIIVLLVALALFQRRRMVRERNVAMQMSRHNQAYISGIIDNTQAGLVTLDATMRIESFNPTAERLLDYGLNELTQQPFARLLDREDSQRFAALVGRMLADHLTHEHQTIEVGLLHRDGHSIPVELTISDMRLPTVRKFLLTLHDMTERKKYETELQKAQGELERRVKERTQELLVSNQRLRDEIGQHENTQKELIQTAKLAVLGQMSAGINHELNQPLTAIRAFADNAVRFLDKDQMGEARSNMTRISELGQRMGDIIARFKVFSRKGETKAGVVSLSAAVQGALTIMGSRLKQQDIDLQTTVEAETLVQGDTVYLEQVLVNLLANAVDAITDCATTPKRIEIYTEASPTHSDHLIVVVGDNGAGVPVDMAERLFEPFFTTKDAGAGLGLGLSISHRIVEAIGGDIWVRQGRLGGAEFCVRLPLVGQARQILPQEKHA; encoded by the coding sequence ATGGCGAAGACTTTCAACTGGCGACAATCAAGCCCGCAGCGAACGCTGATAGCGTTGGTGGTTGGCTTGGTATTGGCGGTTGTCTTCGTGGTGGCCGGTGGTGAATGGGTACGGCAAAACCAGACCGATCGCTTAGCCGAGCGCGGCCAGATTGAGCTGAATCGTTTGGCTGTGCAAGTTGAAAGCGGCATCACCAAATACGAACACATGCCCAAGTTGCTGGCCAGTATGGACGCCGTGCGGCTAGCCCTGCGTGAACGCGACGACGAGCAAATACAGAAGCTGAATTTGGAGTTGGAGCAGATCAACCTGATCACCGAAGCCTCTGACAGCTACATCATGGCGGCCGATGGTTTGACCATTGCGGCGTCGAACTGGAATCAGGACTCGCCCTTCATCGGCGGTAATTTTGGTTTTCGGCCGTATTTCCAAAACGCCATGCAGGGCGAAGCGGCGCGTTACTATGCGCTCGGCACGACGTCGTTAAAGCGGGGTTATTACTTCTCGTATCCGGTGTATGACGACACCGACATCATAGGCGTTGCCGTGGTGAAGGTGGATGTTGATGAATACGAGATTGCCTTGCGCAACCAAGCCTACGAATTTGTGTTGCTGGACCCCGACGGTGTGGTGTTCAGTACTTCACGTCCGGAATGGCTGTACCGCGCCTTGGAGCCCATTTCCGAGAGCGAGCAGCAGCGCATTCTGGAGAGTCAGCGCTACATTGACAATGTGGTGATGCCACTACCCATCGCCGACCAGCGGCGTTATCGCGGGGTAGAGCTGATTGACCTCAACCTGACCGAAGCCAGCGAGCAGAATGGCAGTCGCAAAACGTACATGCTGCAAGAGAAACCCATTCAATTGTTGGACTTTCGCATTGCCGTATTGAGCCCGCTGACCGAAGTAACGGAGCGGGTGCAGCTATTCCGTTTGTTCTCTATCGCCTTAGTCATCATCGTTCTGCTGGTCGCCTTGGCGTTGTTTCAGCGCCGCCGTATGGTGCGCGAGCGCAACGTGGCAATGCAGATGAGTCGGCACAATCAAGCGTACATCAGTGGCATCATCGACAACACCCAAGCTGGCCTGGTTACTCTGGACGCCACCATGCGAATTGAGTCCTTCAACCCAACAGCGGAGCGGCTGCTGGACTACGGGCTGAACGAACTGACGCAGCAGCCATTTGCTCGTTTGTTGGACCGGGAAGACAGCCAGCGTTTTGCGGCGCTGGTAGGGCGCATGCTGGCGGACCATCTGACGCACGAACACCAAACCATTGAGGTCGGCCTGCTGCACCGTGACGGCCACAGCATTCCGGTTGAACTGACTATCAGCGATATGCGCCTGCCAACCGTGCGCAAGTTCTTGCTCACCTTGCACGACATGACCGAGCGCAAAAAGTATGAAACAGAACTGCAAAAAGCGCAGGGTGAACTGGAGCGGCGCGTCAAAGAGCGCACGCAGGAACTGCTGGTCAGTAACCAGCGGCTGCGCGATGAAATAGGGCAGCACGAAAATACCCAGAAAGAATTGATTCAGACCGCCAAGCTGGCCGTGTTGGGGCAGATGAGTGCGGGCATTAACCACGAATTGAATCAGCCGCTCACCGCCATTCGCGCCTTTGCCGACAACGCCGTGCGCTTTCTGGACAAAGACCAGATGGGCGAGGCACGCAGCAACATGACGCGCATCAGCGAGTTGGGACAACGCATGGGCGACATCATTGCGCGGTTTAAGGTGTTTTCGCGCAAAGGCGAAACCAAAGCGGGGGTCGTGAGTCTCAGTGCGGCGGTGCAGGGCGCACTGACCATCATGGGGTCACGCTTGAAACAGCAAGACATTGACCTGCAAACCACGGTAGAAGCCGAGACGCTGGTGCAAGGTGACACCGTCTATCTGGAACAGGTACTGGTGAATCTGTTGGCGAATGCCGTGGACGCCATCACCGACTGCGCAACTACGCCCAAGCGCATAGAGATCTATACCGAGGCCAGCCCTACGCACAGCGATCACCTGATTGTGGTTGTCGGCGACAACGGTGCGGGTGTACCCGTCGATATGGCGGAGCGCTTGTTTGAACCCTTTTTTACCACCAAGGACGCCGGGGCTGGCTTAGGCCTTGGCTTATCCATCAGTCACCGTATTGTTGAAGCCATTGGCGGCGACATCTGGGTGCGTCAGGGCCGTTTAGGGGGCGCAGAGTTCTGTGTCCGCTTGCCGTTGGTGGGTCAAGCACGGCAGATATTGCCACAGGAGAAACACGCATGA